A single window of Colletotrichum destructivum chromosome 9, complete sequence DNA harbors:
- a CDS encoding Putative PRP1 splicing factor, tetratricopeptide-like helical domain superfamily encodes MSGRRDFLSQPAPENYVAGLGRGATGFTTRSDLGPAREGPTEDQIKEAVAKRAAQLGLGTDGKKADDNENDDDDRFKDPDNEVGLFAGGVYDKDDEEADRIWKEVDEKMARRRQKQREAREKAEQEEYERKNPKIQQQFADLKRALSTVTDDEWANLPEVGDLTGKNRRSKQNLRQRFYAVPDSVLAAARDSSELGTTVAEDGASSSTDATDGTMTNFAKIGAARDKVLKSRLEQASQDGTESVAGSASTIDPKGYITSLNKSVLNESQAQVGDINRVRELLTSVIKTNPNNAPGWIAAARLEELAGKTVAARNVIARGCTHCPKSEDVWLENIRLNEGKNAKIIAAEAIKKNDRSVRLWVEAMRLENEPRAKKRVIRLALDHIPESEALWKEAVNLEEDPEDARLLLAKATELIPLSVDLWLALARLESPENAQKVLNRARKAVPTSHEIWIAAARLQEQLGEGTKVNVMKRAVAVLVKESAMPKREEWIGEAEKCEEEGAVITCGNIIRETLGYGLDEDDDRKDTWMEDARSSINRGMYETARAIYSYALRIFVNSRTLWMAAADLERNHGTKESLAQVLEKAVEACPKSEVLWMMLAKEKWQAGEVDNARLVLARAFKSNPDNEDIWLAAVKLEAENGETERARKLLEEARDQAPTDRVWMKSVVFERVLGNSDAALDLVQRALQYFPATAKLWMLKGQIYEDLEKVGQAREAYSTGVKAVPKSVPLWLLYSRLEEKAGLVVKARSVLDRARLAVPKSPELWCESVRIERRAGNINQAKSLMAKALQEVPKSGILWSEQIWHLEPRTQRKPRSLEAIKKVDNDPILFVAVARIFWGERKLEKAQNWFEKALVLDSDNGDTWAWYYKFLLQHGTDEKRADVINKCVLNEPRHGEYWQAIAKQPANARKGTEEILKMVAERLEK; translated from the exons CGTTGCCGGTCTTGGTCGAGGTGCCACCGGCTTTACGACGCGATCCGATTTGGGCCCTGCGCGTGAAGGACCAACAGAAGATCAAATCAAGGAGGCTGTCGCAAAGCGGGCAGCGCAACTTGGACTTGGAACCGACGGCAAAAAGGCGGACGACAACGAaaacgacgatgacgaccgATTTAAAGATCCCGACAACGAGGTTGGCCTGTTCGCTGGTGGCGTAtacgacaaggacgacgaggaggccgacagGATATGGAAGGAGGTAGACGAGAAGATGGCAAGGAGGCGACAAAAACAACGAGAAGCGCGCGAaaaggccgagcaggaggaaTATGAGCGGAAGAACCCCAAGATCCAGCAGCAGTTTGCAGACCTCAAGAGAGCGCTTTCGACAGTCACGGACGACGAATGGGCAAACCTCCCCGAGGTTGGAGATCTGACAGGAAAGAATCGCAGGAGCAAGCAGAACTTGCGCCAGAGATTCTATGCCGTTCCCGACAGCGTTCTTGCTGCCGCAAGAGACTCGTCCGAACTGGGCACCACCGTTGCAGAGGATGGCGCTTCATCAAGCACAGACGCAACAGACGGTACGATGACAAATTTCGCAAAGATCGGTGCTGCAAGAGACAAAGTTCTTAAGTCAAGACTTGAACAAGCGTCCCAGGACGGTACTGAGTCGGTCGCTGGCAGCGCGTCGACAATAGATCCCAAGGGCTATATCACCAGCTTGAACAAGAGTGTCCTGAATGAGTCGCAAGCTCAAGTTGGGGACATCAACCGTGTGCGCGAGCTCTTGACCTCTGTCATCAAAACCAACCCGAACAATGCGCCAGGTTGGATCGCGGCCGCGCggctggaggagctggcaGGCAAGACAGTTGCTGCGCGCAATGTGATTGCGCGGGGATGTACCCACTGCCCCAAGAGCGAGGACGTCTGGTTAGAGAACATCCGGCTTAACGAGGGCAAGAACGCCAAGATCATTGCTGCGGAAGCCATCAAGAAAAACGACCGGTCAGTGCGTCTCTGGGTCGAGGCGATGAGACTGGAGAACGAACCCAGAGCGAAAAAAAGAGTCATCAGACTCGCCTTAGACCACATTCCCGAATCCGAGGCTCTCTGGAAAGAAGCGGTCAACCTGGAAGAAGATCCGGAAGATGctcggctgctgctggccaaAGCAACAGAGCTTATACCCCTATCCGTTGATCTGTGGTTGGCATTGGCAAGACTAGAAAGTCCCGAAAACGCCCAAAAGGTACTCAACAGGGCCCGCAAAGCGGTTCCCACCTCTCACGAGATTTGGATCGCTGCCGCTCGTCTGCAGGAGCAGCTGGGCGAGGGCACCAAGGTGAACGTCATGAAACGTGCCGTCGCGGTTCTCGTCAAGGAATCTGCCATGCCCAAGCGCGAAGAGTGGATtggcgaagccgagaagtgcgaggaggagggcgctGTTATTACCTGTGGAAACATCATCAGAGAGACCTTGGGCTACGGtctggacgaggatgacgaccgCAAAGACACCTGGATGGAGGACGCAAGAAGCAGTATCAACCGCGGCATGTACGAGACTGCTCGGGCTATTTACTCCTACGCGCTACGTATTTTCGTCAACAGCAGGACATTATggatggccgccgccgacctggaGAGAAACCACGGAACGAAGGAGTCTCTTGCTCAGGTCTTGGAGAAGGCTGTCGAGGCATGCCCCAAGAGCGAGGTGTTGTGGATGAtgctggccaaggagaagtGGCAAGCTGGCGAAGTCGACAATGCCAGGCTGGTGCTCGCCAGAGCCTTCAAGTCAAATCCGGACAACGAAGACATTtggctcgccgccgtcaagctcGAAGCTGAGAATGGGGAAACCGAGCGCGCACGAAAGCTATTGGAGGAAGCGCGGGACCAGGCCCCTACAGACCGCGTGTGGATGAAGAGCGTAGTGTTCGAGAGAGTGCTGGGCAACAGCGACGCAGCGCTGGACCTCGTTCAACGGGCTCTGCAGTACTTCCCGGCCACGGCTAAGTTGTGGATGCTCAAGGGACAAATCTACGAAGACCTTGAGAAGGTCGGTCAGGCGCGGGAGGCGTACAGCACAGGCGTCAAGGCGGTACCCAAATCTGTCCCCTTGTGGCTCCTTTACTCCCGCCTGGAAGAGAAGGCCGGACTGGTTGTCAAGGCTCGGAGCGTTCTTGACCGAGCCCGATTGGCCGTTCCCAAGTCGCCAGAGCTATGGTGCGAGTCTGTCCGTATCGAGCGACGTGCGGGCAACATCAACCAGGCCAAGTCGCTCATGGCTAAGGCACTTCAAGAAGTACCGAAGAGTGGTATCCTTTGGAGTGAGCAGATCTGGCACCTGGAGCCACGCACGCAGCGGAAGCCACGGTCACtggaggccatcaagaaggTGGATAACGACCCGATCCTCTTTGTGGCTGTGGCCCGTATCTTCTGGGGTGAACgcaagctcgagaaggcTCAGAATTGGTTCGAAAAGGCGCTGGTGCTGgacagcgacaacggcgacacCTGGGCTTGGTATTACAAGTTCCTGCTCCAGCACGGTACAGAC GAGAAACGAGCGGACGTCATTAACAAGTGCGTCTTGAACGAGCCTCGACACGGGGAATACTGGCAGGCGATCGCCAAGCAGCCTGCCAACGCTCGGAAAGGCACCGAAGAAATCCTTAAGATGGTGGCAGAAAGGTTGGAGAAATGA